A window of the Hordeum vulgare subsp. vulgare chromosome 5H, MorexV3_pseudomolecules_assembly, whole genome shotgun sequence genome harbors these coding sequences:
- the LOC123396648 gene encoding 3-ketoacyl-CoA synthase 4-like, translating into MAMDIAHKDHLLAAYHGLLGATALLVCVVAEALVFALRRSFTLYLVPVSAMLLLGRYRRRAAGGAGVRVGLVDFSCLKPPRRLRLPLAGLLEHMELGGFFDSGSIEFMTKAIRSSGMGNETYLPPALHFLPPASTHAHAIREAHMLFFPALDDLFRKSSVPPSAVGALVVNCSGFCPAPSLAAIIANRYRMRADVKLFNLSGMGCSAGSIGVDVAAGLLRAHALSYAVVVSAEILTVGWYCGKDHGKLLLNCNFRTGCSAALLTNSTTAPAKYRLVNVTRTNTTANDLSYRAGYREEDDEGITGFTLGQGVGRMVSELLRAHLLTLSLSILPWREKARYAAMLLLSMRRRGQEKLAGSSISGSGASAPLPDFRAAADHFCLPSSGKPMILRLGKGLGLGERDMDAALMTFHRFGNQSAASLWYQLAYLEAKGRVRKGDTVWHLGIGSGLKANSLVWERIAVADDVAAGGRDALGPWMECIHQYPVWEE; encoded by the coding sequence ATGGCCATGGACATAGCGCACAAGGACCACCTCCTGGCGGCCTACCACGGCCTCCTCGGCGCCACGGCACTCCTCGTCTGCGTGGTCGCCGAGGCCCTCGTCTTCGCGCTGCGGCGGAGCTTCACGCTCTACCTTGTCCCCGTCTCCGCGATGCTGCTCCTCGGCCGCtaccgccgccgcgccgccggcgGCGCGGGCGTCCGCGTCGGGCTCGTCGACTTCTCCTGCCTCAAGCCGCCTCGCCGGCTGCGGCTGCCCCTGGCCGGCCTGCTGGAGCACATGGAGCTCGGCGGCTTCTTCGACAGCGGCAGCATCGAGTTCATGACCAAGGCCATCCGGTCCAGCGGCATGGGCAACGAGACCTACCTCCCGCCCGCGCTGCACTTCCTCCCGCCGGCATCCACGCACGCGCACGCCATCCGAGAGGCGCACATGCTCTTCTTCCCCGCCCTCGACGACCTCTTCCGAAAGTCCAGCGTGCCGCCGTCCGCCGTCGGCGCGCTCGTCGTCAACTGCAGCGGCTTCTGCCCCGCTCCCTCGCTTGCCGCCATCATCGCCAACCGCTACCGGATGCGCGCCGACGTCAAGCTCTTCAACCTGTCAGGCATGGGCTGCAGCGCCGGCTCCATCGGCGTGGACGTCGCGGCCGGCCTCCTGCGGGCGCACGCCCTGTCGTACGCCGTGGTCGTCAGCGCCGAGATCCTCACCGTGGGTTGGTACTGCGGCAAGGACcacggcaagctcctcctcaacTGCAACTTCCGCACCGGCTGCTCCGCCGCGCTCCTGACCAACAGCACCACGGCACCGGCGAAGTACCGGCTCGTGAACGTGACGCGCACCAACACGACGGCCAATGACCTGAGCTACCGCGCCGGGTACcgggaggaggatgacgagggcaTCACCGGCTTCACGCTCGGCCAGGGCGTTGGACGCATGGTCAGCGAGCTGCTCCGGGCGCACCTCCTCACGCTCAGCCTCTCCATCCTACCGTGGCGCGAGAAGGCACGCTACGCCGCCATGCTACTCCTGTCGATGCGGCGGCGAGGGCAAGAGAAGCTCGCCGGCAGCAGCATCAGCGGCTCCGGCGCCTCGGCGCCACTGCCGGACTTCCGCGCGGCGGCGGACCACTTCTGCCTGCCGTCGTCGGGGAAGCCGATGATACTCCGGCTGGGGAAGGGGCTCGGGCTGGGGGAACGGGACATGGATGCGGCGCTGATGACGTTCCACCGGTTCGGGAACCAGTCGGCGGCGTCGCTGTGGTACCAGCTGGCGTACCTGGAGGCCAAGGGGCGGGTCCGGAAGGGCGACACGGTGTGGCACCTCGGCATCGGGAGCGGGCTCAAGGCCAACAGCCTCGTGTGGGAGCGCATCGCCGTCGCCGACGACGTCGCCGCCGGCGGCCGCGACGCGCTGGGGCCGTGGATGGAGTGCATCCACCAGTACCCCGTGTGGGAGGAATAA